TTTCTCCAGAACGCTCAATTCTGAGTTATCCAAAAGCGCGATGAACTTTTCAAAGTCATAGCCAGCTTGCTCCGCATTCGAAAGAATTTCTTCTTTAGCAGCAAAAAGTTCGCTTAGTTGTTTGGTTACGGTTTTCTCTGTTTTCGTGCGAACCGTGTCAGCCGCTCCAAACATGAATAGCCAATTGCAAACCATTTCAAGCTGTTCTTTATTTAGCCAATAATGATCGTCCCAGAAGTTGATTTGCAAAAACTGCTGCACATGGCGATTTTTGGCAAGAATGCGAAGCTGAGCGGAAATTTTAACCGAGCTGACACCCTTGTCGAGAAGTCTTTGAAGTTCAAGGGCAATGACAAGCAATTTCAAGCTAACTTCAGCGTCATGATTATCGGTGCTGACATGAATAAGTGATTGGCGAAGGAACTTATCGAGGTGCCAATCGCAGAGAAGGTTGAACTCCGGTTCATTGTGCAATGTGCAAATCTCGTTCAAATGGCGAAGCGTTGCCCAGCCAAGGATGATCTTCCAGCCGGAAAGATCGCCTGAGTCGGAGTCGGACAATAGCGTTTTAATCAGTGCTTGCCAGCCGTCAGACGCCTTTGAATTGGCGGCTAACTTATAAACCAAGGTCATAATTGCGCTAAAATCAGCTTCTGCGCTTTTTAAGACGCTCACCTCAGGAATTTTATGGCCGGTTTCAAGCTCTTTAACGCTACGAATAAACCCTTTGATTTTGGCCTTAAACGGTGTGAGCGCTGCTTTTTTTACCGCAGTTTGATACCAGCCGTTTTTACACTTTTTCAAATGCTCAGGGTCAATCATTTCGCGGAAAGCCGCATGAACCGTTTGTAAGGTTAATTCTAAAACCGCTTCGTCAATTGACGGCACGCCGCTGCCGTTGAGCATTTTGTAGAGCTCATCGTAAGGTTTGATTTTGGACGGGCAAACTTCGCGGAAATCCCAGAATATATGATATTTATAGGCGTGAAGGTCGGCGAAAATGCCCTTCTCATGGATGTCTGTGTTTTTGCGAATGAATTCCATGCCGCTGATGTGATCTCTAAAGACCGTGTAAGTGTTCGCATTGTTGGAAATTCCCAAGCCATCGGCAAGCGATTTTTGGACAATTTGGCCATTTTCAAGATAGCCAACTGAAGTTTTAATCCAGCCGGAAGTCTGGCCATATTTATTGTGATAAATCACCAATGCTTTTTCGTTGCCATAGCAATTGCTGAACGCGAATACGTTTTCATCAACTGCGCCGGATTCAACGTAGAAATCATATAAGAAGAAGTTCTCCACTTCGGCGAAAAGAAAACGCTTTTTGAGCACAGGGAAAATTTCCCGTTCGTGGCGCGAAACAAGATAGTGATCCGGCTCTTCGTTGTAATAGGCGCGCTTGTATTCCATGCCGTATTTTTCTGTAAAGCCTTCGATTTGGCCGTGACCGAACATCGGCAAGCCGGGCATGGTCGCCATCATCACGCAAACGCCGAAGTATTTGTCGCCTTTGCCGAATTGCGCAACGGCGGTTTCCTCGTCGGGATTGTTCATGAAGTTGACATAGCGCTTCAAGATTTGCGGATTGTACTCGAGCGTATTTTTAATCAAGTAGCGGTAGCTGGAGTTTTCTTCCTTCTTGAACATGTGCATGAACGCGCTGTTATAAACGCGGTGCATTCCAAGCGTGCGCACAAAATAGCCTTCAAGCATCCAGAACGCTTCAGCGAGCAAGAGCGTATTGGGCACTTCGCGTTGAACACGCTCGACAACCTCGCGCCAGAATTCCTCAGGAATGGCAGCGTCAAATTCCTCGTCTGTCATCGCATAAGCCCAGCGAGAAGGCACTGCGCCGCTTTTGCCCGGGCGCGGGAACCACAAGCGCTGAATGTGCTGCTTAGCAAGAACCATTGCCGCATCGAAGCGGATGATTGGGAACATTCTCGCCACATGTAAAATCTCTTGAATGACGGCTTCGCGAACTTCAGGATTTAAAAAGTTAAGCTGCGCGGTGTCGTTCCAAGGCATCGCTGTGCCGTCGTTGCCATGATAAATATATTTTGTGTCGCCCGTCCAACGATCAAGGCGTTTGAACGTGACAGCTGCATCGGTTTTTGACCAATAGCCATCTTCAATGAAAATGCCAACGCGATCGTTTTCGCTTAAGTCTGGTCCGTTGTAAGTATAAGTTGGATATGGTGGATGGTCAGTTTGCAAGAACCAATCGGGATGATTAATCACCCAGTCGGAATCGAGCGCGGTGTGGTTCGGCACCATGTCGCTGGCGAGACGAAGGCCGCGACGCTTCGCGCGGTCGCGCAAATTTTCGTAAGCCACCGGACCGCCCAAATCTTCGGCAATGTCATAATGGTTGAGCGAGTAAGCAGAGGCTACGGCGTCGATGTTGCCATTGATGTGCTTGATTTTTTTTGACGCTTTGCTTCTTTGCCAAATGCCGATCAGCCAAAGTCCAGTAAAACCACTTCGTGCAATAATGTCCAATTCCTGATCTGGAATATCGTCTAAACGCTGAATGGGGCGCTTATATTTTTTGCTGAGCTGATCGAGCCAAACAAACGTGCTTTTGGCAAGCAGCACAACTTTTGGCATCCAATTCAAATCGGGCGAAAAGCGTTCTGGGCCTTCTGGCATGAAGTTATAATCCGGCACGGGCGGGGTTTCTTTTTCAAACCAACCGCCAAAAAATGCTGGCTTTACATCCGGTTGTTTTTGTCTATCCGCGTCAGCCTGCAGTTTCATCCAGAAATAATGATCTTCTTCTTTGATGAACTCAGTGGCTTGCATGAGGCTGGCCAAAAATGGTGTTTCCTTCAGAAGCTCACCCCAGTTGGATAAGATGAATTGCAACTGATCGAGCAAGGAGGTTGGTGCTGCCAAAATCGGCGCGAGAAGCATTTTTACGAGAGGCAAGAAGTCCGGTCCAAATGTCGGCTGCGCATCAAAGAACGCATCGATGGCGATGATGGATTTTGGATAAACCTCTGACTTTTTCAGCTGTGAATCATCGATTAATTCTTTTACAGGCTTAAGCGCCGGAT
Above is a window of Chloroherpeton thalassium ATCC 35110 DNA encoding:
- a CDS encoding alpha-amylase family glycosyl hydrolase, yielding MTYRSSKHPKKADFLFAKKDFHIVKTARDEYELEEEFFSVQGSLLIGDYKKAQEFAKKINNRRAVLQDPKRPAVLPAQLHAMALLHEIFHFVIDLYVKRVNPTAFSKCNQVLLNQLGQSNYEPFLERFVESFPPLSVYKQETTPKAFLAGINAGIANRELELEELILVWLQNQNPALKPVKELIDDSQLKKSEVYPKSIIAIDAFFDAQPTFGPDFLPLVKMLLAPILAAPTSLLDQLQFILSNWGELLKETPFLASLMQATEFIKEEDHYFWMKLQADADRQKQPDVKPAFFGGWFEKETPPVPDYNFMPEGPERFSPDLNWMPKVVLLAKSTFVWLDQLSKKYKRPIQRLDDIPDQELDIIARSGFTGLWLIGIWQRSKASKKIKHINGNIDAVASAYSLNHYDIAEDLGGPVAYENLRDRAKRRGLRLASDMVPNHTALDSDWVINHPDWFLQTDHPPYPTYTYNGPDLSENDRVGIFIEDGYWSKTDAAVTFKRLDRWTGDTKYIYHGNDGTAMPWNDTAQLNFLNPEVREAVIQEILHVARMFPIIRFDAAMVLAKQHIQRLWFPRPGKSGAVPSRWAYAMTDEEFDAAIPEEFWREVVERVQREVPNTLLLAEAFWMLEGYFVRTLGMHRVYNSAFMHMFKKEENSSYRYLIKNTLEYNPQILKRYVNFMNNPDEETAVAQFGKGDKYFGVCVMMATMPGLPMFGHGQIEGFTEKYGMEYKRAYYNEEPDHYLVSRHEREIFPVLKKRFLFAEVENFFLYDFYVESGAVDENVFAFSNCYGNEKALVIYHNKYGQTSGWIKTSVGYLENGQIVQKSLADGLGISNNANTYTVFRDHISGMEFIRKNTDIHEKGIFADLHAYKYHIFWDFREVCPSKIKPYDELYKMLNGSGVPSIDEAVLELTLQTVHAAFREMIDPEHLKKCKNGWYQTAVKKAALTPFKAKIKGFIRSVKELETGHKIPEVSVLKSAEADFSAIMTLVYKLAANSKASDGWQALIKTLLSDSDSGDLSGWKIILGWATLRHLNEICTLHNEPEFNLLCDWHLDKFLRQSLIHVSTDNHDAEVSLKLLVIALELQRLLDKGVSSVKISAQLRILAKNRHVQQFLQINFWDDHYWLNKEQLEMVCNWLFMFGAADTVRTKTEKTVTKQLSELFAAKEEILSNAEQAGYDFEKFIALLDNSELSVLEKAEANISEEQKAKDSSSATKKTTKRKTTTKSASDSKTKTAKRKKKSDE